GCTAACATAAATACGCTTTTTACATAAGGAGATGAATCAAAGTGCACAAGCGCTGCCTGAGCATCAATTCCCCCTTTACTATGCCCAATAACAATTAGTTCTTTTTCAAAAAAATTATAGATTTGTTTTAAAGAATTTGCTAGCTCTTCACCGTTAACCCACATATTTTTTTTAGGATAAAGTTGCACATAAGCGGATAGGTAGCCTTTTTTCCATACAAGTTCGTCCATTTCATTATTAGTTATCCAATCTTCTGCGTCTCCTTCAAGCCCATGAACAAAAACCAAAGGGTAGTGCTCTATTAATTCCTCCTTGGGAAATTTCCCTTGAAACCAATTATGTTTGTTATTTCTACGATTGATCGATTGTTTTTGCTTGATATATAAATATAAGGCGGAAGTAGAAATGAGCAATAATACAAACATTAAGAGTTTCATACGACACTCCTTTTTGAGTAATTATACTAAAAAACATGTGATGTTGACAAAATCATAAAAACGAATATTTTTTATAATAAATTAAATAATGTTCGTTTTTTTATTTGACAAACTCACAAACTCTTGTTATATTTACCATTGAGTTTCATAAAAGGCGTATTATTAAGTGCTCTCTAGGGGGATTATTATGAACAATCACTATGATGTCATTATTGTTGGTGCTGGACCAGCAGGAATTTTTACCTGCTATGAAATAACAAAAAAATCACCACATTTAAAGGTGTTATTAATTGATAAAGGCCATGATTTATATAAAAGAAATTGTCCCATATTACAAAGGAAGATTGAAAAGTGTCCGCCTCCTGTAGGGAAAAAGAACTTTTCAGGCTGTCTGCCGGCCTGTTCAATTACAAATGGTTTTGGAGGTGCTGGAGCCTATTCAGACGGAAAATTTAATATAACAAGTGAATTTGGTGGCTGGATGACCGATTACTTACCAGCGAGCGAAGTAGTAGAACTCATTAAATATGCCGATCAAATTAATCTTGATCATGGTGCAACAACTTCAATAACTGATCCGTTAACAGATGAAGTAAAAGAAATTGAACGACGGGGATACGCAGTTGGATTGAAATTGTTAAGAGCGCAAGTGAGGCATCTAGGAACTGAACAAAACTTGCAAATCCTACAATCAATCTATGAATTTTTGAAAGAAAAAATCACTATGATGTTCAAAACAGAAGTGAGAAATCTGATTGTCGAAAGAACAACTAGTGGACAGGTCGCAAAAGGAGTCATAGTAAAAGAAGATGAGGTTATTTATGCAGATAAGGTTGTGATCGCTCCTGGCCGTGATGGCTCCAAGTGGTTGTCTGATCTACTCAAAAAACAAAAACTTTCCTTATTGAATAATCAAGTAGATATTGGAGTAAGAGTCGAAACCTCTGATATTGTTATGGAGGAAATTAACAAACACCTTTATGAAGGGAAATTTGTTTTTAACACATCTGTAGGGACAAAGGTGCGAACTTTTTGTAGTAACCCTTCTGGACATGTAGTGGTTGAAAATCATTCAGGGATAATGTTAGCGAATGGTCATGCCTATAAAGATCCAAAGTTAGGAAGCGAAAACACAAACTTTGCCTTATTGGTTTCACACCAATTCTCTGACCCATTTGATTCACTAAATGAATATGCACATGAAGTATCAAAGCTAGCGAATCA
This portion of the Bacillus carboniphilus genome encodes:
- a CDS encoding NAD(P)/FAD-dependent oxidoreductase → MNNHYDVIIVGAGPAGIFTCYEITKKSPHLKVLLIDKGHDLYKRNCPILQRKIEKCPPPVGKKNFSGCLPACSITNGFGGAGAYSDGKFNITSEFGGWMTDYLPASEVVELIKYADQINLDHGATTSITDPLTDEVKEIERRGYAVGLKLLRAQVRHLGTEQNLQILQSIYEFLKEKITMMFKTEVRNLIVERTTSGQVAKGVIVKEDEVIYADKVVIAPGRDGSKWLSDLLKKQKLSLLNNQVDIGVRVETSDIVMEEINKHLYEGKFVFNTSVGTKVRTFCSNPSGHVVVENHSGIMLANGHAYKDPKLGSENTNFALLVSHQFSDPFDSLNEYAHEVSKLANHLSNGGLIVQKYGDILKGRRSTIKRIKEGFIEPTLKEAVPGDLGLVLPYNTMKSLIEMTEALNHVSPGLASEHTLFYGVEAKFYSARPKLNEHFESEITGLYAAGDGAGITRGLAQASACGVLVGRDIVEKLSEKRTKIEVLS